Genomic segment of Pararhodobacter zhoushanensis:
TCGGCGCGGCAGGGCCGGCGGGGGCCGCGTGTCGACTGGCCTTGGCGCTGGCGTTTGATGTGTCGGCCTCGGTCGATGCACGCGAATACCGGCTGATGATGGACGGCACCGCCGAGGCCTTGCGCGACAGCCAGGTGCGGCGGGCGGCGCTGAGCGATCTGCCGATCGCGCTGGCCGCCTATGTCTGGGCCGGGCGGCGCGAGCAGGCGATTGCCGTGGACTGGGTGCTGATCGAGAGTGAGACGGATCTGGCCGAATTCGCCGACCGGCTGGGGGCTTTCCGCGACCGACAGGCGATCCCCTGAGCATCTGGGGCGGGCGCACCGGCGTCGGGGCGGCGCTGGCGGCGGGCGGGCGGCTGCTGAGCCGCGCGCCGCTGTGCGATGCGCAGACGATTGATCTGGCGGGGGATGGCGAGTCCAATGACGGGCCGGCCTCGGTCCGGCTGGAGGCGGTGACGGTGAATGCGCTGGCCGTGGCCGGGAACATGCCGCTCGATTATGACGGCGCGGTGGACGGGCTGGTGGGCTGGTACGAGGTCAACATTCTGCAAGGCCCGGGCGCATTTGCGCTGGAGGCGCAGGGGTTTGGCGATTTCGCGCGGGCGATGCGGGTGAAACTGCTGCGGGAGTTTTCGCCGTTGTTGTTAGGGGCAGTCGGCGGCGGGACGAGGGTGCGGTGAAACCACACCCCAGGGTGGGCGGACGATGGTGCGTTGAAAACGCACCCTACGGCGGGGGGGCTACGGTCCGAACGCACCCAACGGGCGTGCATAGGTAGGGTGCGTTTTCAACGCACCGCCGTTCGCGCCCCGCTCCCCGGCAACCGCTGCGTGTCATCGTCCAGCCGCAGCCCGCCTTCGGCGTGGGCGCGGGCGCGCTGGCCCATCGCGCGCGCCGCCGCAGCGAGCCCATCATCGCCGCCCTCGCCCAGCGCGTTCAACGCGTCCAGCAGTTGTGTCGCAACCTCCAGCATCCCTGCCCCGTCGCGCGCGATGGGGGCAAAAGCGGCCTCGACCATCTCCTCGGCGGTCCAGGGACGCACATAAACCTCAGGATGGTCAATCACTTCGCGCGGGTCGGCCTGAGACCAGTCCCACAACAGCCGCTCAAGCCGGGTAATCACCGCAATCGCCGTGCCCGGATCGTTGACAGCAGGCGAGAGCGCGCGCGAGGCGATCTCGCTGAGCACGGTCAAGGTATAGGCCGGGTCCTGCTCGAACGTGCGGTCATCACCGATCACCAGACAGGACAAAAGCGCGTCGGGGTCGCCGTCGCCGGTGACCTGCAGCACCGGCGCACCGCGCAGCACCGCCTGACCGGGACGGCGCAGCACCCAGACCGGGCCCTGCGCGCATTCGGCCAACCCCTTGACGTCGATCACCTGCAAGATGCCCGAGCGCCGGGCGGTCAGCGTCGTGACCACATCGGGCGTGACGATATCGTCACCCATCG
This window contains:
- a CDS encoding DUF2254 domain-containing protein → MRSASRHSASSPLFRLLLWLRRLGRALWLRVAGFAVLALLAVMAAHLAAPLVPAWLDDRIGAKAVLPVLEILASSMLAVSTFSLGIMVQSHRSAQQTTTPRVLTLMISDPLTQTVLGIFIGAFVYALTAFILFQAGFDRGAPLVLGVTLAVIGSVVFALIRWISYLTTMGTTGDALDRAEGQARKALKSHRRQPALGATPMGDDIVTPDVVTTLTARRSGILQVIDVKGLAECAQGPVWVLRRPGQAVLRGAPVLQVTGDGDPDALLSCLVIGDDRTFEQDPAYTLTVLSEIASRALSPAVNDPGTAIAVITRLERLLWDWSQADPREVIDHPEVYVRPWTAEEMVEAAFAPIARDGAGMLEVATQLLDALNALGEGGDDGLAAAARAMGQRARAHAEGGLRLDDDTQRLPGSGARTAVR
- a CDS encoding DUF1194 domain-containing protein; this encodes MNGRAAPALLLAALIGAAGPAGAACRLALALAFDVSASVDAREYRLMMDGTAEALRDSQVRRAALSDLPIALAAYVWAGRREQAIAVDWVLIESETDLAEFADRLGAFRDRQAIP
- a CDS encoding DUF1194 domain-containing protein gives rise to the protein MSRAPLCDAQTIDLAGDGESNDGPASVRLEAVTVNALAVAGNMPLDYDGAVDGLVGWYEVNILQGPGAFALEAQGFGDFARAMRVKLLREFSPLLLGAVGGGTRVR